CGATTTCGCCGCGCTGGTCATTCCCGGCGGCTTTAGCTATGGCGATCATCTGGGCGCGGGCAAGCTGCTGGCGGTCGATCTGGTCCACCGGCTGAGCGAGCGCTTGCAGGCGTTTGTCGCCGACGGACGGCCCGTGCTCGGCATCTGCAACGGCTTTCAAGTGCTGGTCAAGTCGGGCCTGCTGCCCGGCGCGGCGGAGCAGACAGGCGCTTCGGCGTCGCATCAGACGGTGACGCTGACCCATAACGCGAACGGCCACTACGAGTGCCGCTGGATTCGTCTGGTCGCCAATCGCGAAAGCCCGTGCCTCTTCACGCAGGGTATCGCCGAAACGTTGACGCTGCCGGTCGGACATGGCGAGGGGCGCCTGGTTGCCTCCGGGGAGACGCTGGATCGGCTGGCGGCCAGCCAGCAGATCGTGCTTCAGTACGCCGACGAGCAGGGCAGGCCCGCCGAGGACTACCCGCACAATCCCAACGGCTCGGCGCGCGCTATCGCCGGGATCTGCAATCAGGCGGGCAACGTCTTCGGGCTGATGCCGCACCCCGACCGCGCGTATGTGCCGCAGCTTCATCCTGAGTGGCTGCGCGGCCAGCGCGATCGGCGCGAGGGCGATGGCCTGGCGATCTTCCGCAATATGATCGCGTATGTCGCGGCGTAAGAACCAAGAATTAGGAAGAACAAGGGAACAAGGGAACAAAAGAACAAAGGGGCTTGGGAACAAACAAAGAACCGGGCGCTCTTTGGGCATGGGCACCCGGCGCACAACGAACAAACCAGGAGCAGACGCTCGGAGCTTTGAACTTGAAGCTCCTGGCCCCTGACCTCTGATCCCTGATCTTGGAACTCGAATCGTTGGAGCAAAGGAAGTCATGGACTATAAATCCGCAGGCGTGGACATCGACACCGCCAACCGCGCGAAGCAGATGATGGCGGCTGCCGTGCGGGCCACGCATGGACCGGCGGTGCTGGCGGGCATGGGCGCGTTCGGCGGCGCGATCAGCCTCGCCGACACGCTGGCGCGCAACGCCGATCCCGTGCTGGTCGCGTCGACCGATGGCGTGGGCACCAAGACGCTGATCGCGGCGGCGCTCGGACGCTACGATACCGTCGGGCAAGATCTGGTCAATCACTGCATCGACGATCTGCTGGTGCAGGGCGCGCGACCGCTCTTCTTCATGGACTATATCGCCGCCGCCAAGCTGAACGCCGGGCATGTTGCCGCGCTCGTTGAGGGCATGGCGCTAGCGTGCCGCGAGGCCGGCTGCGCACTGCTGGGCGGCGAAACCGCCGAGATGCCCGATGTGTACGCGGCGGGCGCGTTCGATCTGGCCGGGACGATGGTCGGAGTAGTCAGCCGCGAGTCGCTGATCACCGGCGAGACGATCAAGCCGGGCGATACCGTGCTGGCGCTGCCGTCGTCGGGGCTGCACACCAACGGCTACTCGCTGGCCCGGCGCGTCTGCGAGCCGCTGGGCTACGATACCCGCCCGGAGGAGCTTGGCGGCCAAAGCCTGGGCGAGGCGCTGCTGGCGATCCATCGCTCGTACCTGCTGCATATCGAGGCGCTCTTCGCCACCGACGTGCCGATCAAAGGGCTGGCGCATATTACCGGCGGCGGGCTGTGGGAAAACCTGCCGCGCGTGCTGCCGGAGGGCGTTGGTATCGAAATTCGGCGTGGAAGCTGGCAAATTTCGCCAATTTTTCGCTTTTTAGTCGAGCGCGCGGGGCTGAGCGAGTACGATGCCTTCCGCACGTTCAATATGGGCCTGGGCATGATCGTGATTCTGGACGCCGCCGAGGTAGAGACGGCCCGGTCGGTTGTGCCTGAGCTTCAGGTGATCGGCACGACGAAGGCGCGCGGCGACGGCGAGCGCGTCCGCCTGGTCTAGGCCGCCGCAAGGCCGTGTGATCGGATCATGCAAGATGGAGCAAGAGCTATGGAATATGGCGAAAAACGAGCCGAAGGCAAAACCAAGATCGTCTATGCTCATCCCAGCGATCCCGCACTCGTGGTGCTGGTGCATAAAGACGCGATCAGCGCGGGCGACGGCGCGCGGCGCAACAAGATCGAGGGCAAGGGCGCGCTCAGCGGACGGACAGCGGCGAATGTGTTTCGGTTTCTCAACCGGGCGGGCGTACCCACGCATTTTGTCGCCGCGCCCAGCGCCACCGAGATGGTCGCGCGGAGCTGCGAGATGATCCCGATCGAGGTGGTGATGCGGCGGCGCGCGACTGGCTCCTATCTGCGGCGGCATCCTGAGGCGGCGGAGGGCACCCGCTTCGATCCCGTGCTGGTCGAGTTCTTTCTCAAGGACGACGCCCGGCACGATCCGCAGGTCAGCGCTCAGGAGATCGTCGTGGGGCGCATTGCCACGCCCGACGAGGTGCTCGTGATGGTCGAGCAGGGGCGGCATGTCTTCAGCCTGCTGGAGCAAGCCTGGGCCGATCAGGATGTCGAGCTGATCGACCTCAAGATTGAGTTTGGCCGCGACACATCGGGCGGTCTGCTGGTCGCCGATATGATCGACAACGACTCATGGCGCATCTGGCCCGGGGGCGAGAAAGCGCGCATGCTCGACAAGCAGATCTACCGCAACATGCAGGCGGTGACAGGCGAGGGCCTCGACGCGCTCAAGCAAAAGTACGCCGAGGTCGCGGATCTGACCGAGCGCTTCGGCGGCGCGTAGGCCGCTCAAGCACGCTGCCAAGCTTACGTCGGGGCGTATGGCATACGCCCCGACCGACGTTTTCCCAAAGCATGATTGAAAAACCATCACCACGCTCAGGGCGCGGGT
The window above is part of the Herpetosiphonaceae bacterium genome. Proteins encoded here:
- the purM gene encoding phosphoribosylformylglycinamidine cyclo-ligase → MDYKSAGVDIDTANRAKQMMAAAVRATHGPAVLAGMGAFGGAISLADTLARNADPVLVASTDGVGTKTLIAAALGRYDTVGQDLVNHCIDDLLVQGARPLFFMDYIAAAKLNAGHVAALVEGMALACREAGCALLGGETAEMPDVYAAGAFDLAGTMVGVVSRESLITGETIKPGDTVLALPSSGLHTNGYSLARRVCEPLGYDTRPEELGGQSLGEALLAIHRSYLLHIEALFATDVPIKGLAHITGGGLWENLPRVLPEGVGIEIRRGSWQISPIFRFLVERAGLSEYDAFRTFNMGLGMIVILDAAEVETARSVVPELQVIGTTKARGDGERVRLV
- the purQ gene encoding phosphoribosylformylglycinamidine synthase I, with translation MHYQEQPRVLVLRAAGINCDEETAAACELAGGRAERVHINRLAEGGVRLDDFAALVIPGGFSYGDHLGAGKLLAVDLVHRLSERLQAFVADGRPVLGICNGFQVLVKSGLLPGAAEQTGASASHQTVTLTHNANGHYECRWIRLVANRESPCLFTQGIAETLTLPVGHGEGRLVASGETLDRLAASQQIVLQYADEQGRPAEDYPHNPNGSARAIAGICNQAGNVFGLMPHPDRAYVPQLHPEWLRGQRDRREGDGLAIFRNMIAYVAA
- a CDS encoding phosphoribosylaminoimidazolesuccinocarboxamide synthase; amino-acid sequence: MEYGEKRAEGKTKIVYAHPSDPALVVLVHKDAISAGDGARRNKIEGKGALSGRTAANVFRFLNRAGVPTHFVAAPSATEMVARSCEMIPIEVVMRRRATGSYLRRHPEAAEGTRFDPVLVEFFLKDDARHDPQVSAQEIVVGRIATPDEVLVMVEQGRHVFSLLEQAWADQDVELIDLKIEFGRDTSGGLLVADMIDNDSWRIWPGGEKARMLDKQIYRNMQAVTGEGLDALKQKYAEVADLTERFGGA